The following coding sequences lie in one Capsicum annuum cultivar UCD-10X-F1 chromosome 5, UCD10Xv1.1, whole genome shotgun sequence genomic window:
- the LOC107872448 gene encoding uncharacterized protein LOC107872448 yields the protein MSKIKCFKNPLKSAKEYASSSTTPAPRALPDASTNHSQVHEVQQQQVAHTLPQQEQVSILPQQEQASIFSPQEQASILPSNLSATLVHRRLSPKYWRVDTEDIYVLYSKKLSSKLMSRSMRLITYLLESVSL from the exons ATGTCGAAGATTAAATGTTTTAAGAATCCACTAAAGTCTGCTAAAGAATATGCTTCATCATCAACTACCCCAGCGCCAAGAGCCCTCCCAGATGCTTCAACAAATCACTCACAAGTTCATGAAGTCCAACAACAACAAGTAGCTCATACTCTCCCCCAACAAGAACAAGTTTCAATTCTCCCACAACAAGAACAAGCTTCAATTTTTTCGCCGCAAGAACAAGCTTCAATTCTACCTTCTAATTTAAGTGCAACATTGGTGCATCGACGTTTATCTCCAAAATATTGGAGAGTAGATACAGAAGATATATATGTCTTAT ACTCAAAAAAGTTATCAAGCAAATTAATGTCAAGATCAATGAGGTTAATTACCTACCTGTTGGAGAGCGTATCATTGTGA